One segment of Setaria viridis chromosome 4, Setaria_viridis_v4.0, whole genome shotgun sequence DNA contains the following:
- the LOC117851438 gene encoding cyclin-U2-1 produces the protein MSAAVAAPVLREDDRGIPRSLPLLAALVEAESRRFAAAASRPAETGLVRAFRSGAAPKVPIRIFMERIHLLTRSVPTSRGMTRIDGTSFVLAGIYLTRFIRSPAGREAGILVEPATAHRLVAVALFLGAKFGGHPPRKWIGVFQASSEGAIRAGEMVALEGRFLRAIDFRLFVETWEFDSFCLVLERGPRAPRGGSGSVGCASKKRQADATVGEDERRRVRARLPPPAVLSN, from the coding sequence atgtccgccgccgtcgccgcccccgtcctGCGCGAGGACGACCGGGGGATCCCACGatccctccccctcctcgcggcgctcgtagaggcggagtcccgccgtttcgccgccgccgcctcccgtcccGCCGAGACCGGCCTCGTCCGCGCCTTCCGCAGCGGCGCCGCCCCGAAGGTCCCGATCCGCATCTTCATGGAGCGGATCCACCTGCTGACCCGGTCGGTGCCGACCTCCCGGGGCATGACCAGGATCGACGGCACCAGCTTCGTGCTCGCCGGGATCTACTTGACTCGCTTCATCCGCAGCCCCGCCGGCAGGGAGGCGGGGATCCTGGTGGAGCCAGCCACCGCGCACCGCCTGGTTGCCGTCGCGCTCTTCCTTGGCGCCAAGTTCGGCGGCCACCCGCCCAGGAAGTGGATTGGGGTGTTCCAGGCCAGCTCGGAAGGCGCGATCCGTGCCGGCGAGATGGTGGCCCTCGAGGGCCGCTTCCTGCGTGCAATCGACTTTCGCCTGTTCGTAGAGACCTGGGAGTTCGATTCCTTCTGCCTTGTGCTGGAGCGGGGGCCTCGGGCACCAAGGGGCGGCAGCGGTAGCGTTGGCTGCGCCAGCAAGAAGAGGCAGGCGGACGCCACGGTCGGAGAGGatgagcgccgccgcgtccgagCTCGCCTGCCGCCACCTGCCGTCTTGTCCAATTAG